A window of the Rhodoferax sp. GW822-FHT02A01 genome harbors these coding sequences:
- a CDS encoding methyl-accepting chemotaxis protein — translation MKISTRLTLGFGMMALLVAFIGAMSTIKVSTVEQVLSQLTDDRIPKLETLHKINDNVLQIGLSMRNMAIMGDEKEVKKQIKIIESARLNIGENIDRLRSLVKSEKGKELLANIVNARSTFIPAQDKYIDLIGVGQTEEAKAYLLTEVRPAQMVYRNAVDALIDFQNTQSQASANDANSAVASLQAAVWSSGTIALVIAVLMAIWIIRSITHPLNQAVNISRAVADGDLSVQFNVKGTSETAQLLMALKEMQSSLVDVVGKVRQGSEAVAAASTQIAQGNQDLSTRTESQASALQETAASMEQLSSTVKQNADNSRQANQLAQNASTVALRGGEVVSQVVDTMKDINESSKKIGDIISVIDGIAFQTNILALNAAVEAARAGEQGRGFAVVASEVRSLAGRSANAAKEIKSLIDTSVERVEQGTMLVDQAGVTMSEVVNSIRRVTDIMGEISAASQEQSVGVSQVGDAVMQMDQVTQQNAALVEEMAAAAGSLNTQAGDLVDIVTVFKLDQGQNLSNVKVSPHTPHAIKLKKEDHRGRLVTQAKAEARTRLFSVTKHASTMPSSKQDRTALASAGDAWESF, via the coding sequence ATGAAAATCTCCACCCGACTCACCCTTGGGTTCGGCATGATGGCACTCTTGGTCGCTTTCATAGGTGCTATGTCTACCATTAAGGTCTCGACGGTGGAGCAGGTGTTGTCTCAACTTACCGACGACCGTATTCCTAAACTGGAAACACTTCACAAGATCAATGACAATGTATTGCAGATCGGCCTATCGATGCGCAACATGGCCATCATGGGCGATGAGAAGGAGGTGAAGAAGCAAATAAAAATTATTGAGTCCGCACGCCTTAACATTGGCGAAAATATCGACAGACTCAGAAGCTTAGTTAAGAGCGAAAAGGGAAAGGAACTGTTAGCGAACATTGTAAACGCCCGTTCCACCTTTATACCAGCGCAGGATAAGTACATCGATTTGATAGGGGTTGGCCAAACCGAGGAGGCCAAAGCATATCTCCTGACAGAAGTCCGTCCCGCGCAAATGGTGTATCGCAATGCGGTTGATGCATTAATCGATTTCCAGAACACGCAGAGCCAGGCTTCGGCCAATGACGCCAACTCCGCAGTTGCAAGCCTCCAGGCTGCTGTATGGTCTTCAGGAACCATTGCGCTGGTGATCGCCGTGCTGATGGCTATTTGGATCATCCGCTCCATCACACATCCCCTCAACCAGGCTGTAAATATTTCGCGTGCCGTTGCAGATGGAGACTTGAGTGTTCAATTCAATGTCAAGGGAACGAGTGAAACCGCACAATTGCTGATGGCGCTTAAGGAGATGCAGTCCAGCTTGGTTGATGTCGTTGGCAAAGTTCGCCAAGGATCAGAAGCCGTAGCTGCCGCCTCTACACAAATTGCGCAAGGAAATCAGGATCTGAGCACACGCACGGAGAGTCAGGCGAGCGCCTTGCAGGAAACAGCGGCCTCCATGGAGCAGTTGTCCTCTACGGTCAAGCAAAACGCAGACAACTCCAGACAGGCCAATCAATTGGCTCAGAATGCCAGCACCGTCGCCCTAAGGGGTGGAGAAGTGGTGTCTCAGGTGGTGGACACTATGAAAGATATCAATGAATCTTCCAAAAAGATCGGAGACATTATTAGCGTCATCGACGGCATCGCCTTTCAGACAAACATATTGGCCCTCAACGCAGCGGTGGAGGCAGCACGCGCCGGGGAGCAAGGCCGTGGCTTTGCGGTGGTAGCCAGTGAAGTGCGCAGCCTGGCTGGTCGTTCAGCCAATGCGGCGAAGGAAATCAAGAGCCTGATTGACACCAGTGTGGAGCGGGTGGAGCAAGGCACGATGCTGGTCGACCAAGCCGGCGTCACCATGTCCGAAGTGGTGAACAGTATTCGCCGTGTGACCGACATCATGGGCGAAATCAGTGCCGCCAGCCAAGAACAGAGTGTTGGCGTTTCTCAAGTAGGTGATGCCGTTATGCAGATGGACCAGGTTACCCAGCAAAATGCAGCACTGGTGGAGGAGATGGCGGCAGCGGCCGGTAGCCTCAATACCCAGGCAGGAGACTTGGTGGACATCGTAACCGTATTCAAATTGGACCAAGGTCAAAACCTGTCTAATGTAAAGGTGAGCCCACATACTCCTCATGCAATCAAACTCAAGAAAGAGGATCACCGCGGCCGACTGGTGACCCAGGCAAAGGCCGAAGCCAGGACCCGCTTGTTCAGCGTTACGAAGCACGCTTCCACTATGCCATCATCTAAGCAAGATAGAACAGCGCTTGCAAGTGCTGGGGATGCCTGGGAATCCTTCTAA